In the Triticum aestivum cultivar Chinese Spring unplaced genomic scaffold, IWGSC CS RefSeq v2.1 scaffold20072, whole genome shotgun sequence genome, one interval contains:
- the LOC123174237 gene encoding germin-like protein 8-11 has protein sequence MASSSSFLLLAVLLALVSWQATASDPSPLQDFCVADMNSPVRVNGFVCKNPMEVNADDFFKAAALDKPRVTNKVGSNVTLINVMQIPGLNTLGISIARIDYAPLGQNPAHTHPRATEILTVLEGTLYVGFVTSNQPAPNRNKFLTKVLNKGDVFVFPVGLIHFQFNPNPHKPAVAIAALSSQNPGAITIANAVFGSDPQISDDVLAKAFQVEKNTIDWLQAQFWENNHN, from the exons ATGGCAtcctcctcttccttccttctcctcgcTGTTCTTCTTGCGTTGGTCTCATGGCAGGCCACTGCCTCCGATCCTAGCCCCCTCCAGGACTTTTGTGTCGCCGACATGAATTCACCAG TACGTGTCAATGGGTTTGTTTGCAAGAACCCAATGGAGGTCAACGCTGATGACTTCTTCAAGGCAGCCGCCCTCGACAAGCCGAGGGTGACCAACAAGGTTGGATCCAACGTCACTTTGATCAACGTCATGCAGATTCCTGGACTCAACACCCTCGGCATCTCAATTGCGCGCATCGACTATGCTCCCTTGGGTCAGAACCCAGCACATACGCACCCTCGCGCCACTGAGATCCTCACGGTGCTCGAGGGGACACTGTACGTTGGCTTTGTCACATCCAACCAGCCCGCCCCAAACAGAAACAAGTTCCTCACGAAGGTGCTCAACAAAGGTGACGTGTTCGTCTTCCCCGTGGGGCTCATCCACTTCCAATTCAACCCCAACCCCCACAAGCCCGCCGTTGCAATTGCCGCGCTCAGCAGCCAGAACCCAGGGGCTATCACAATTGCCAATGCGGTGTTTGGGTCAGACCCACAAATATCCGATGATGTTCTTGCCAAGGCGTTTCAGGTGGAAAAGAATACAATAGACTGGCTCCAGGCTCAGTTCTGGGAGAACAACCACAACTAA